A region of the Thermodesulfobacteriota bacterium genome:
AGGTCCCCTTGCAGGGCCAGCAGGTGGCCCAGGTGGTAGGAGGGCTCGGCGGAGTCCTTCATGAGGCCGCGGGCCCGGGTGAGGAGCTCCTCTGCCTCGTTCAGGGAGTTCTCCCGGCCGGCGGCCGCCTGGTGCGTCCGCGCGATCCCCAGATGGAGCGC
Encoded here:
- a CDS encoding tetratricopeptide repeat protein; translated protein: ALHLGIARTHQAAAGRENSLNEAEELLTRARGLMKDSAEPSYHLGHLLALQGDLEGARTHLEAALAKSPNHVQALRELRLLRMRQGKKGGVLGALFGKKEKS